Below is a genomic region from Longimicrobium sp..
GTGGGTGCGCGGCCGGCACTCCCGGGCACCCGAGAAGAAGCCGGGGATGCAGTGCTTTTCCGGCGGATCGCCGCGGGAGCGGTGTTGTGGCGCATCCACCGGGTGGACCAGGATGCGATGTTCTACGGCGGAGAGGACGTCAACTACCGCTTCAATGACCCTGGGCCGGGTGCGGCTCACCCCGATACGCCAGGCCCATACGGCGATTCCGAACGGGATGAGGGCGCCTACGGAGTCTGCTATCTGGGCTTGTCACCCGCGACGGCTTTCGTGGAGACGTTCCTGCGGCGCCCGGCGAGGCGTGACCTCGCACTCACGGAAGTCGAGGCGCGCCGACTGACGCCGGTTCGTGTTCGCCGCGAGCTGCGCCTCGTGCAGCTGGATGGTGAAGGGCTCAACCGAGCAGGCGTCGATGGCACGGTGGTGAGCGGGAGTGACTACGCGCTTTCGCGTGCCGTTTCGCGCCTGCTCTGGCGGCGCGGCGATGCCCCGGACGGGGTGCTGTACGCCGCCCGGCACGACAACCACCTGTACGCCGCTGCCGTATTCGATCGGGCTCGGGCTTCGCTCGAGGCTGGGGTGCCTGAGCCCATCAGCGACGACCTTCTGAGGCAGCTGATTCGCCGCTACCGGTTCGGGCTGCTCTAACCGGGCCGCGCTCTCAGTTGTTTGCCTCCATCGCGGGGGGGAGGGAGGTATAGAAGTCTTCGCGGAAGCGGCGCATGTAGGAGGCGAGCAGCTCGTCCACGCGCGCGGGGTCCGGGGAGGCGACGGCGAGGCCGACGTGGTGGCGCTTGTTCATCCGCCAGACGATCTCAGGGTCGGCGTAGGCGGAGGTGTCCGGCCACTCCTGGCGCGCGAGCGTCACCAGCAGCCCACCGTGGTCGCGGCGCGCGTCCGGGACGGTGTACTCATGGCCGCGCGCATCGGCCACCTCCACGCGCGCCCACTCGCGCCACAGGTTCACGCCGGTGGCCGCTTCCACCATCTCAACGATGTTGGCGCCGCCCACCCGCGCGGCCGTCTCCAGGAAGTACAGCTTGCCGTCGTGGTGGCCGCGGATGAACTCGGTGTGCAGCACGCCGCGCAGGATTCCGAACGTCTGCGCTACCACGGAGTTCATCGCCCGCAGCTCCTCCGCCTCGGGCGAGGCGCGGTCCAGCGTGCGCGTGGAGAAGAGCCCGCCGCCGTGGTACACGTCGAACGGGGGATCGAAGTAGCCGTTGGCTTCGGCGAAGACGATCTCGCGCTTCCACACCACCGAGTCCACGTGGAAGACCTTGCCCGGTACGAAGTGCTCCAGCACGTGGAACGACTGCTTGTCTCCCAGCTCGTCCAGCGCGCGCCAGAGCTGCTCCGAATCGTGGATCTTGCGGATGCCCATGGCCGACGCGGCGGTGCGCGGCTTCAGCACCCAGGGCGCCGGCACGCGTGCCATGTAGTCGCGCAGGCGGTCGTAGTTGATCACCGGCGCGAACTCAGGGACGCGGATGCCGGCCTCTTCGGCGCGCATGCGCATCGCCAGTTTGTCGCGGAAGTAGCGCACCGTGGTCTCGCCCATCCCCGGCACGCGCAGGTGCTCGCGCAGCGCGGAGGCCATCTCCAGGTCGTACTCGTCCAACGGGACGATGCGCGCGATGTCTTCCGAGCGCGCCAGGTAGCTGACGCCGTGGAAGACGTCGTCGCGGTCGTAGAGGTCGGGCATGTAGTAGACCTCGTCGATCGCCTCGCGCGGCCAGTTCTCCTCGCGCAGCTTCTCCACCGTCAATAACAGGACGCGGCAGCCGAGCCGCTTGCACTCGCGGAGGAACTCTTCGCCCTTGAAGAACGAGGCGACGCAGAGGACGGTGACCGGGCGTGGGGCGTTCACGGATCTCGCTGGGAATGGGTGGCTCGTGCGCAGCTCGCCCCTCCCGCGACGCAGGGGATGTGCCCGCCGCCGATGCCGCCCGTGGTTGCCTTTGGCGCTCCGGCGCATGAAGTTGGGTGCGACCCTGGTTCACCCATCGCCAAGTCCTTTTCCGCATGCACCTTCCATCCGTCCGCTGGGCGGTCGCGGCCGCCATCCTCGTTGCCGCGCTGGCGGCGTGGAGCCGGGTGCGGCCTTCGAACACGCGTGACTGGACGCCGGACAACGCGCGCGTGGCGTGGGCCGAGCTGAAGGGCGATTCGGTGGTCGTCCACAACGTCCGCAACGCGCGGTACAGGACGGAGAACGACTACACCGTGGCGTGGGAGGACCGCGCGTACGACCTGCGGCGGCTGCGCACGGCGTGGTACGCGGTGGAGCCGTTCGAGGACGACTGGCGCGGACCGGCGCACACCTTCGTGTCGTTCGGCTTCGACGACGGGCAGTTCCTGGCCGCCTCGGTGGAGATCCGCAAGGAAAAAGGTGAGTCGTTCTC
It encodes:
- a CDS encoding RES family NAD+ phosphorylase, with the protein product MWRIHRVDQDAMFYGGEDVNYRFNDPGPGAAHPDTPGPYGDSERDEGAYGVCYLGLSPATAFVETFLRRPARRDLALTEVEARRLTPVRVRRELRLVQLDGEGLNRAGVDGTVVSGSDYALSRAVSRLLWRRGDAPDGVLYAARHDNHLYAAAVFDRARASLEAGVPEPISDDLLRQLIRRYRFGLL